In Actinomycetota bacterium, one genomic interval encodes:
- a CDS encoding phosphoglycerate kinase: MFAKKTVKDIDVRGKRVLVRVDFNVPLHEEAVTDDTRIRAALPTLRYLVDHGARVIVMSHLGRPKGTPDLRYSLRPVRRVLQRLIGRNVSFVDEIVGDEAADVVSRMVDGEIVVLENVRFHPGESANDPEFAKALASLADIYVNDAFGAVHRAHASTVGVAAHLPAVSGLLLARETETLTGMLANPDRPFVAILGGSKVSDKFSVIERLLDSVDTLIIGGGMCFTLIVAKGVDVGKSLVEPEWIEPAKAILDKVANNGVELLLPVDFVISDAIAEDADTRIVGREEIPADMMGLDIGPATVELFSQAIGDAKTVFWNGPMGVFEMTPFENGTRKVATAVTRNNRAVSIVGGGDSVAALRKFDLEERVTFVSTGGGASMKLLEGSKLPGIEALLDRD; this comes from the coding sequence ATGTTTGCCAAAAAGACAGTCAAGGATATCGACGTCCGCGGAAAGCGGGTGTTGGTGCGGGTCGACTTCAACGTCCCGCTGCATGAAGAGGCCGTCACCGACGACACCCGCATCCGCGCGGCCCTGCCCACGTTGCGATATCTGGTCGACCACGGTGCCCGAGTGATCGTCATGAGTCACCTGGGCCGACCGAAGGGGACTCCAGACCTGCGTTATTCGCTTCGGCCGGTACGCAGGGTGCTGCAGAGGCTGATCGGACGCAACGTCTCCTTCGTCGACGAGATCGTCGGCGATGAGGCGGCCGATGTGGTGTCGCGAATGGTCGACGGCGAGATCGTCGTGCTGGAGAACGTCCGCTTCCACCCCGGAGAGAGCGCCAACGACCCCGAGTTCGCAAAAGCTCTGGCCTCTCTAGCCGACATCTACGTTAACGACGCCTTCGGGGCGGTTCACAGGGCGCATGCCTCGACGGTCGGAGTTGCGGCTCACCTCCCGGCCGTGTCCGGCCTGCTTCTGGCTCGCGAGACCGAGACTCTGACGGGCATGCTCGCCAATCCGGACCGCCCGTTCGTCGCGATACTCGGCGGCTCGAAGGTCTCCGACAAGTTCAGCGTCATCGAACGACTGCTCGATAGCGTGGACACGCTGATCATCGGCGGGGGAATGTGCTTCACCCTGATCGTCGCGAAAGGTGTCGACGTCGGGAAGTCGCTTGTGGAGCCAGAGTGGATAGAGCCCGCCAAGGCCATCCTCGACAAGGTCGCCAATAACGGCGTCGAGCTTCTGCTGCCCGTTGATTTCGTCATCTCTGACGCAATCGCCGAGGATGCCGACACCAGGATTGTGGGCAGGGAGGAGATCCCCGCCGACATGATGGGGCTCGATATCGGCCCCGCTACGGTGGAGCTCTTCTCGCAGGCGATCGGCGATGCCAAGACTGTGTTCTGGAACGGCCCGATGGGCGTGTTCGAGATGACTCCGTTCGAGAACGGGACCCGCAAGGTCGCTACCGCTGTTACACGGAACAACCGCGCTGTGTCGATCGTCGGCGGCGGGGATTCGGTGGCAGCGCTTCGGAAGTTCGACCTTGAAGAGCGGGTGACGTTCGTGTCCACCGGCGGCGGAGCGTCGATGAAGCTGCTCGAAGGCTCAAAGCTTCCGGGCATCGAGGCATTGTTGGACCGCGACTGA
- the tpiA gene encoding triose-phosphate isomerase has product MGRQPMIAGNWKMYKKAGEAAILVQNMEELVEEHWHDVDIVICPPFTALKSVSVVIELDRLTLELGAQNVHWEAEGAFTGEISPPMLAELRCGYCIVGHSERREMFGETDETVNRKVKALLAHKITPIVCVGETADIREANQTEAVVRTQVKAALEGISAIEAAGIVIAYEPVWAIGTGRTPTPEGANDVARTIRATVGALFGPPAAQSCRVLYGGSVKPENAAMFFCEPDIDGALVGGAALDAESFAEIVVAAKEQNA; this is encoded by the coding sequence ATGGGACGTCAACCGATGATCGCGGGCAACTGGAAGATGTACAAGAAGGCTGGAGAGGCCGCGATCCTCGTCCAGAACATGGAAGAGCTCGTCGAGGAGCACTGGCACGATGTCGACATCGTGATATGCCCGCCGTTCACGGCGCTGAAAAGCGTGTCGGTTGTCATCGAACTCGACAGGCTCACGCTAGAACTCGGAGCGCAGAACGTTCATTGGGAGGCCGAGGGAGCATTCACCGGCGAGATTTCCCCGCCGATGCTCGCCGAGCTGCGTTGCGGCTACTGCATCGTGGGACATTCGGAGCGACGGGAGATGTTCGGCGAGACCGACGAGACGGTCAATCGCAAGGTCAAAGCGCTACTGGCGCACAAGATCACGCCCATAGTGTGCGTCGGCGAGACGGCCGACATCCGCGAGGCCAACCAGACCGAGGCCGTGGTTCGCACACAGGTCAAGGCCGCCCTTGAAGGCATCTCGGCAATCGAGGCGGCAGGCATCGTCATCGCTTACGAGCCGGTCTGGGCGATCGGCACTGGGCGCACGCCCACACCTGAGGGTGCCAACGATGTCGCGCGCACCATCAGAGCGACCGTCGGCGCGCTGTTCGGGCCACCGGCAGCGCAATCCTGCCGCGTGCTCTACGGCGGCTCCGTCAAGCCCGAGAACGCCGCGATGTTCTTCTGCGAGCCCGATATCGACGGCGCGCTCGTCGGCGGTGCAGCGCTAGATGCGGAGTCGTTCGCCGAGATCGTAGTAGCTGCCAAGGAGCAGAATGCCTGA
- the gpmI gene encoding 2,3-bisphosphoglycerate-independent phosphoglycerate mutase yields the protein MPDRLPVALIVMDGFGIAEEGPGNAIALAETPNLDAMFAKYPYTTLRCSGLAVGLPEGQMGNSEVGHLNIGAGRVVYQELTRINLAIEDGSLAANEVLTSAIDGAVATGRAVHLMGLVSDGGVHSHQEHLYALVEMAVSRGAERVFVHAFLDGRDVPPRSGAGFLGELQRRLEPLAGARIATVAGRYWAMDRDNRWDRVERAWRAITLGEGDPARDAVEAVLASYDAEVTDEFVAPTVVHGPDELPIATIGEGDALVFFNFRPDRAREITRAFVDPEFTGFSRPAFPQTRFVCLTEYDRTIPAPVAFPKELSTCVLADVLADVGLRQLKIAETEKYAHVTFFFNGGAEEPKPGEQRVLIPSPKVATYDLMPEMSAHEVTDRLVAAIEGEQADVYIVNYANCDMVGHTGVLEAAIEAVEAVDSCVGRVVAAIRSAGGSAIVTADHGNAETMLDSDSHTPFTAHTSGEVPFCVIGDGVSALESGGILADVAPTMLELISVERPREWTGRSLLVY from the coding sequence ATGCCTGATCGCTTGCCCGTAGCGCTCATCGTCATGGACGGCTTCGGCATCGCCGAAGAAGGCCCAGGCAACGCGATCGCACTCGCAGAGACGCCGAACCTGGACGCGATGTTCGCGAAGTACCCGTATACCACCCTGCGCTGTTCTGGACTGGCCGTGGGCCTGCCCGAAGGCCAGATGGGTAACTCCGAGGTGGGGCACCTCAACATTGGTGCCGGGCGCGTGGTCTACCAGGAGCTGACCCGCATCAACCTCGCTATCGAGGATGGCTCGCTGGCCGCCAACGAGGTCCTGACCTCGGCGATCGACGGTGCGGTTGCGACGGGCCGCGCGGTGCATCTCATGGGCCTGGTCTCCGACGGCGGCGTACACAGCCATCAGGAGCATCTTTACGCGCTGGTCGAGATGGCAGTTTCGCGAGGAGCGGAGCGCGTCTTCGTGCACGCATTCCTCGACGGCCGAGACGTGCCGCCGCGCTCGGGCGCCGGTTTCCTCGGCGAGTTGCAGCGGCGACTGGAGCCGTTGGCGGGCGCGCGGATTGCGACGGTCGCTGGCCGATATTGGGCGATGGATCGCGACAACCGCTGGGATCGCGTGGAGCGGGCGTGGCGAGCGATAACCCTAGGCGAGGGCGACCCTGCCCGGGATGCCGTTGAGGCCGTGCTTGCCTCCTACGATGCCGAGGTCACAGATGAGTTCGTAGCTCCGACCGTCGTTCACGGCCCGGACGAGCTGCCGATCGCGACCATCGGCGAGGGCGATGCGCTGGTGTTCTTCAACTTCCGGCCCGATCGCGCACGCGAGATCACCCGCGCGTTCGTGGACCCGGAGTTCACCGGCTTCTCGCGGCCCGCCTTCCCGCAGACGCGATTCGTATGCTTGACCGAGTACGACCGCACGATCCCAGCCCCAGTGGCGTTCCCCAAGGAGCTGTCGACGTGCGTACTCGCCGATGTGCTGGCCGACGTCGGCCTCAGGCAGCTCAAGATCGCCGAGACGGAGAAGTATGCGCACGTGACCTTCTTCTTCAACGGAGGTGCCGAGGAACCAAAACCGGGCGAGCAGCGCGTCCTCATCCCAAGCCCCAAGGTCGCCACCTACGACCTGATGCCCGAGATGAGCGCACACGAGGTGACGGATCGACTGGTTGCCGCTATCGAGGGCGAGCAGGCAGACGTCTACATCGTCAACTATGCGAACTGCGACATGGTCGGCCACACCGGTGTGCTCGAAGCCGCAATCGAAGCGGTCGAGGCGGTGGATTCGTGCGTCGGCCGAGTGGTCGCAGCGATCCGGTCTGCGGGTGGCTCGGCAATCGTGACCGCCGACCACGGCAACGCCGAGACCATGCTCGACTCTGACAGCCACACGCCATTCACCGCGCACACCAGCGGGGAGGTGCCATTCTGCGTGATTGGCGACGGCGTATCCGCCCTGGAATCCGGCGGGATACTCGCCGATGTAGCGCCGACGATGCTCGAACTCATCTCCGTCGAGAGACCGCGGGAGTGGACGGGACGCTCTTTGCTGGTATACTGA
- the secG gene encoding preprotein translocase subunit SecG, translated as MNALVVLLLIVHVIVSIALIIFVLMHSGKGTGMSSMLGGVMPTTSVGTSIVEKNLNKITIGLAITFAVTLLALMVFYTP; from the coding sequence ATGAATGCTCTTGTGGTACTCCTGCTTATCGTCCACGTGATCGTATCGATCGCTCTCATCATCTTCGTGCTGATGCACTCAGGTAAAGGTACGGGGATGTCCTCGATGCTGGGCGGCGTGATGCCGACGACTTCGGTCGGCACATCCATCGTCGAGAAGAACCTCAACAAAATTACGATTGGCTTGGCCATCACTTTCGCCGTCACGCTGCTCGCACTGATGGTGTTTTATACCCCCTAA
- a CDS encoding cell wall-binding repeat-containing protein, whose translation MAASALSVSAAPEKWHILALRILLVLALLASHAVLAVESANAATPSIHGTVTDASTGAPLAGVEVWLLETYPGILEQSTVTDAAGNYSFTVPAGTYGIDVGHPGFEWFMSDIIAYNGTNAIQLDIPLQPVPPFIEVEGADRFETAVAASVEAFPFGLDPLGYRTVVIATGRNWPDALGGAALAGTLGGPVLLVDTKTVPASVLAEIDRLGAGQAIILGGTGAVGPEVETALKTKLGAPNVERIGGADRYVTANNVAARVRQELGIFYDGTAFVATGGNFPDALAAAPLAAGNYWPIYLAHPKTGLSPSTVTAMTGVTNAIILGGTGAVSTTTENALKTRFGAVNVERLAGDNRYTTAAAIAEYAVGQLLWFGWDGVGLATGTNFPDALAGGVLQGLNGSVMLLTPSNSLHPAAASALSANALEIDTITFFGGAGAISQEVRDGALQLVE comes from the coding sequence ATGGCAGCATCTGCTTTGAGCGTCAGTGCCGCGCCTGAAAAATGGCACATTCTTGCTTTGAGGATACTCTTGGTCCTAGCGCTGTTGGCTTCGCATGCTGTTCTAGCAGTCGAGTCGGCGAACGCAGCCACGCCTTCCATCCATGGAACAGTCACAGACGCTTCGACAGGCGCACCTTTGGCTGGGGTGGAGGTGTGGTTACTTGAGACATACCCCGGGATCCTCGAACAATCTACTGTTACGGACGCAGCAGGAAACTATTCCTTTACCGTTCCTGCGGGAACGTATGGGATTGATGTGGGGCATCCGGGATTCGAATGGTTTATGAGCGATATCATCGCCTACAACGGGACCAACGCGATCCAGCTGGACATCCCACTGCAACCGGTTCCGCCATTCATTGAGGTCGAAGGCGCTGATCGCTTCGAGACAGCTGTAGCGGCCTCGGTTGAAGCGTTCCCATTCGGACTCGATCCGCTTGGCTACAGGACGGTCGTCATCGCCACCGGCCGCAACTGGCCTGATGCACTTGGAGGGGCCGCCCTTGCAGGAACGCTTGGTGGTCCCGTATTGCTGGTCGACACCAAAACCGTTCCTGCTTCCGTTCTTGCAGAGATCGACCGTCTTGGTGCTGGACAAGCCATCATCTTGGGCGGCACAGGTGCTGTGGGTCCGGAGGTTGAAACAGCGCTGAAAACCAAGCTTGGTGCTCCCAATGTGGAGCGTATTGGTGGTGCGGACCGCTATGTGACCGCCAACAATGTAGCGGCTAGGGTTCGCCAGGAGCTTGGGATCTTTTATGACGGGACTGCTTTTGTGGCTACTGGTGGGAATTTCCCTGATGCACTAGCCGCTGCTCCTCTGGCCGCCGGAAACTACTGGCCGATATATCTGGCGCATCCCAAGACAGGACTTTCGCCATCCACGGTGACAGCCATGACCGGTGTCACGAATGCCATCATCCTGGGCGGAACAGGAGCGGTGTCGACAACAACGGAAAACGCACTGAAAACCCGCTTTGGGGCTGTCAATGTAGAGCGTCTTGCGGGTGACAATCGCTACACTACGGCGGCAGCCATTGCGGAATATGCAGTAGGGCAGCTGCTTTGGTTTGGGTGGGACGGGGTAGGGCTCGCAACGGGTACTAACTTCCCCGATGCCCTCGCCGGTGGCGTCTTGCAGGGCTTGAATGGCAGCGTCATGCTGCTTACGCCATCGAACTCCCTACACCCGGCAGCGGCTAGCGCCCTATCGGCTAACGCTCTGGAGATTGACACCATCACCTTCTTCGGTGGCGCTGGTGCTATTAGCCAGGAGGTTCGCGACGGGGCTTTGCAGCTCGTTGAGTAA
- a CDS encoding cell wall-binding repeat-containing protein — MYALKTRFGAVNVERLAGDNRYTTAAAIAEYAVGQLLWFGWDGVGLATGTNFPDALAGGVLQGLNGSVMLLTPSNSLHPAAASALSANALEIDTITFFGGAGAISQEVRDGALQLVE, encoded by the coding sequence ATGTACGCACTGAAAACCCGCTTTGGGGCTGTCAATGTAGAGCGTCTTGCGGGTGACAATCGCTACACTACGGCGGCAGCCATTGCGGAATATGCAGTAGGGCAGCTGCTTTGGTTTGGGTGGGACGGGGTAGGGCTCGCAACGGGTACTAACTTCCCCGATGCCCTCGCCGGTGGCGTCTTGCAGGGCTTGAATGGCAGCGTCATGCTGCTTACGCCATCGAACTCCCTACACCCGGCAGCGGCTAGCGCCCTATCGGCTAACGCTCTGGAGATTGACACCATCACCTTCTTCGGTGGCGCTGGTGCTATTAGCCAGGAGGTTCGCGACGGGGCTTTGCAGCTCGTTGAGTAA
- a CDS encoding PLP-dependent aminotransferase family protein gives MGSSRVVFDRLQGRYAQRMEGMRSSAVRDLFAAASRPDVISLSGGMPEVSRVPAHTAADAAFRAVAHHGDQALQYGGSEGRVELRQTIVELMAETGVRVRPEDIVVTAGAQQALDLLGKIFLDPGDVVIAEGPTYLGALQAFSAYGPEIRCVDMDESGMRMDLLEAELKRLGRGGAKFIYTIPNFQNPGGVTLAPERRRRLIELSREYDIPIIEDDPYGRLRFEGGHIKPLRALDDDVIYLGTFSKIFAPGLRLGWVTAPHPVLAKLLIAKQAADLCGSAFAQVTAEQYFGGSRWRKVLQGLTRTYAERRDAMLAALEQHFPPEARWTCPEGGFFLWVELPEFLDTKVLLAEAVERGVTFVPGDAFYPDRRGGNCMRLAFCYAEPERIEEGIRRLAEVLEDRLELYRAFIAAGALSVKEEVV, from the coding sequence ATGGGTTCTTCGAGAGTCGTGTTCGACCGGCTACAGGGGCGTTATGCGCAGCGCATGGAGGGCATGCGTAGCAGCGCCGTGCGCGACTTGTTCGCCGCTGCAAGCAGGCCCGACGTGATCAGCCTCTCTGGCGGCATGCCGGAAGTCAGCCGCGTGCCAGCGCACACCGCAGCGGATGCCGCCTTCCGGGCCGTGGCGCACCATGGCGACCAGGCACTGCAGTACGGCGGCAGCGAGGGCAGGGTCGAGCTGCGCCAGACGATCGTCGAGCTCATGGCGGAGACCGGCGTGCGGGTCCGACCCGAGGACATCGTGGTCACCGCCGGCGCTCAGCAAGCGCTCGATCTTCTCGGCAAGATATTCCTTGATCCGGGAGACGTGGTGATCGCCGAAGGGCCGACGTACCTCGGGGCTCTGCAGGCTTTCTCGGCGTATGGACCCGAGATCCGCTGTGTCGACATGGACGAGAGCGGCATGCGGATGGACCTGCTCGAGGCCGAGCTGAAGCGGCTTGGCAGGGGCGGCGCGAAGTTCATCTACACGATTCCCAACTTCCAGAATCCGGGCGGAGTGACGCTCGCGCCCGAGCGCAGGCGGCGACTCATCGAGCTTTCGCGCGAGTACGACATCCCGATCATCGAGGACGACCCTTACGGGCGGCTGCGATTCGAGGGCGGGCACATCAAACCGCTGCGCGCGCTCGACGACGACGTCATCTACCTGGGCACGTTCTCGAAGATATTCGCGCCCGGACTTCGCCTGGGCTGGGTAACCGCCCCACATCCGGTGCTCGCCAAGCTACTCATCGCCAAGCAAGCCGCCGACCTGTGCGGCAGCGCGTTCGCGCAGGTCACGGCGGAGCAGTACTTCGGCGGATCGCGGTGGCGCAAGGTCCTGCAGGGCCTGACGCGCACGTATGCCGAGCGCCGCGATGCGATGCTCGCCGCACTCGAACAGCACTTCCCGCCGGAGGCTCGCTGGACGTGCCCCGAGGGCGGCTTCTTCCTCTGGGTCGAGCTGCCGGAGTTCCTCGACACAAAGGTGCTGCTCGCCGAGGCGGTCGAGCGCGGTGTGACCTTCGTCCCCGGCGACGCCTTCTACCCGGATCGCCGAGGAGGCAACTGCATGCGTCTTGCGTTCTGTTACGCTGAACCGGAGCGCATCGAGGAGGGCATCCGGCGTCTCGCCGAGGTGCTCGAAGATCGTCTCGAACTCTACCGCGCGTTCATCGCGGCCGGTGCACTGTCAGTCAAGGAGGAGGTCGTGTGA
- a CDS encoding D-alanine--D-alanine ligase, which produces MSGEKIAVLMGGRSLEREISLMSGERVCSALSDLGYKVVPLDLTPALVQTLRSERPDAAYIALHGKFGEDGAIQELLEFLGIPYTGPGVMSSALAWDKPLAKRLFAAEDIPTPPWVTLTADAFKQMGAASALDLVPERVGAFPLAVKPSRQGSGLGLARVESSEALAEALLAALGYDDSAMIEKWVDGCVLAVSVFDAEDGPRVLPPVEIVAKGGIFDFGAMYTAGETDYFAPARLDAPVMREVTRIAARVHTLLECRDVSRVDMVVDADGTPWVLECNTSPGMTELSLLPMAAAADGMSLTDVTDRLVRAALARG; this is translated from the coding sequence GTGAGCGGCGAGAAGATAGCGGTCCTGATGGGTGGGCGCTCCCTGGAGCGCGAGATATCGCTCATGAGCGGCGAGCGGGTATGCTCGGCGCTTTCCGACCTGGGCTACAAGGTCGTCCCGCTCGACCTGACCCCCGCACTCGTGCAGACGCTGCGCTCCGAGCGACCGGATGCCGCCTACATCGCTCTGCACGGCAAGTTCGGCGAGGACGGCGCGATCCAGGAGCTGCTTGAGTTCCTCGGCATTCCGTATACGGGTCCGGGCGTGATGTCGAGCGCGCTGGCGTGGGACAAGCCACTGGCCAAGCGACTTTTCGCCGCCGAGGACATCCCGACGCCCCCGTGGGTGACGCTGACCGCCGACGCGTTCAAGCAGATGGGAGCCGCCTCGGCACTCGACCTCGTGCCCGAGCGCGTGGGGGCCTTCCCGCTCGCGGTGAAGCCTTCTCGGCAGGGATCGGGCTTGGGATTGGCGCGCGTCGAATCCTCCGAGGCGCTCGCCGAGGCGCTGCTTGCGGCCTTGGGCTACGACGACTCCGCGATGATCGAGAAGTGGGTCGACGGTTGCGTGCTCGCGGTCTCCGTCTTCGACGCCGAGGACGGCCCGCGCGTCCTGCCGCCTGTCGAGATCGTCGCGAAGGGCGGGATCTTCGACTTCGGCGCGATGTACACGGCTGGCGAGACCGACTACTTCGCACCAGCGCGCCTGGACGCGCCGGTGATGCGCGAGGTCACGCGGATCGCGGCCCGTGTGCACACGCTGCTCGAGTGCAGGGACGTGTCGCGGGTGGACATGGTCGTGGACGCAGACGGCACGCCGTGGGTGCTGGAGTGCAACACCTCGCCCGGGATGACCGAGCTCTCGCTGCTGCCAATGGCCGCAGCAGCCGACGGGATGTCGCTCACCGATGTGACCGACAGGCTCGTTAGGGCCGCTCTGGCAAGGGGCTGA
- a CDS encoding hydrogenase maturation protease — MARTLVIGFGNDMRRDDGAGRIAAEKIAAAHDDVDLLSLAQLTPEIAEVISRYQSVVFLDASVKAERVEVSEVHPGSGCRRGSARPMSHTLSPQQVLDLAVELYGKCPWRVLLVEFPVSDLEFGCDLSPSTQSMVEEFVESFSAVRMREGGPAEVPVRARSVSPLPERP, encoded by the coding sequence GTGGCACGGACGCTCGTGATCGGCTTCGGTAACGACATGCGACGCGATGACGGAGCCGGGCGCATAGCTGCCGAGAAGATCGCCGCGGCCCACGACGACGTGGACCTGCTGAGCCTCGCCCAGCTCACGCCCGAGATCGCCGAAGTCATCTCCCGCTACCAGAGCGTGGTCTTCCTCGATGCCAGCGTGAAAGCCGAGCGCGTCGAGGTCAGCGAGGTGCACCCCGGGAGCGGGTGCAGGCGCGGTAGCGCGCGACCGATGTCGCACACCCTCTCGCCCCAGCAGGTCCTCGATCTCGCAGTCGAGCTCTACGGCAAGTGCCCGTGGCGGGTTCTGCTGGTGGAGTTCCCCGTCAGCGACCTGGAGTTCGGCTGCGATCTCTCGCCCTCGACCCAAAGCATGGTCGAGGAGTTCGTGGAGTCCTTCTCGGCGGTTCGCATGCGTGAAGGCGGTCCGGCCGAGGTCCCTGTCCGGGCGAGGTCGGTCAGCCCCTTGCCAGAGCGGCCCTAA